The Musa acuminata AAA Group cultivar baxijiao chromosome BXJ3-6, Cavendish_Baxijiao_AAA, whole genome shotgun sequence region TTCATCTTTATCCTGTGTTACGTAAAACAGTATTAGATCTATGGATGGTTGTGTATCACTTTTACCTTTTTTATTTCTCAGTTGCAGAGATTAGAAGCGCGACAATGAAATCCTTTGTGcaggtgctctctctctctcttcttcgtcATGCAAATCTTCTCCTGTAATTAAAGAATTTTCCTTGTTCTCCTGGGTAAATAATGTTGCTACGATGCGCCGTTGGTGCGACTGCGGCAAGCTCGGGCCTCCGGCGCAATATATAAAAATACGCTCTTTTTCCACTAAAATGCGCGGGATGGACGCGAGCTCACTCGCTACCATCAAGCGCACGTAAGCATGCTGATCGTACCGACTCGTTCTCGGAGCCACCGTATCTTGCAGGGTCCCCGGCGAGCACGCGAGCCGTCGGTGGCGGAGGGAGGACGCAGGAATCTAATGGGGCGGGGGTCGCGTCCTCCGCGGTGCACGTCCAAGTGCGGCAACTGCACCCCGTGCCTGCCGGTGCAGGTGGCCGTCCCCCCGGGGGCGCCCACCACCTTCGAGTACTACCCCGTGGCCTGGCGGTGCAAGTGCGGCGCCCATCTCTTCATGCCATGACGGCGTCCATCCGATCCCAGGCCGCATCCACATGCCCGGAGAGAAGGCGACAGCGGAGGAGCCCCGGCGACGACGCTCCCATGTCTTCCTTGCGCGGACACGGGAGAGAGCAGCGTGCACAATTGGGTTCCTCACTTACTATACTCTTATCATGAAACAGGACGTGAATGCACGCACGCTCACACGTCCTATGGATGTCTGCTACCATTACGGTTCGAGCTTCCACTATCTATGACaagatgtatgtatatatatatatatatatatatataagtgcagTGTTTaggaaatatttattttatattttgaattaaaaataaaaaaggatataATCTGGAATTGGTATGTGTTTTGACACGAACGAGGCTGGATATGATCCCAACGATGCGCGCCCAATCTAATGTACGCGTCACATTGCATCGCACCGGGTCACATATCGATGCGGTGCACTCCACGTGCATTGCGCGTGCCGAAGGCCCCCACCCTCGCCCTATGAACCGACCGAATGGTGTCCGGCGGGAAGATATCTGAGGTTGCCACGTCGTACGGGCTTCTTTGGGCGGGAATAGTTGTCGCTATGGCGGGAAACGATGGCTACTTTAATTCCCATCGGTTCCCATTTGCTCcgccccagagagagagagagagagagagagagagagatggtgggACTGGCGTACGATTTCCTCGCGAACCCGCTTGGGGCCGTGCGCCTGGCGTTCGAGAAGGCGGTGGCGTCGTCTCCGCCCGACGCCGATCTGGCGGCGGCCTTCAGAGGCAAGGACTGGGGCGCCGTTGACCTCTTCCGCGACTTCCTCTTCGAGCAGGGCGGCCTTTCCCAGGTAAGTCTGTGGAAGAGGGCTTGTTGAAACCTAATTCCAGGTTTTGCTGCGACTCTTTAGTCCTATGCCTTTGAACCCCATGACAAGAGGAAGCAAAACCCTAAATTTTCGGCGTTTCAGTCATTGGCGGCGTCCCCCTTCATCAGATTCGGTTTTTAGGCGTTTTTTCTGAAATcgttcttcctctttcttctttcGAAGTCCAGCGCGTTTTATTGTCCAAACCTGGAAAGCCCTTGATTCTTGTTCTTCAGCAACTAACGCAAACCCTAGATTTCTTTCTGTAGGCAGTGAAAATTCTAATTTTTCGAGCTCAGTGATGCAAATACGAGTTTTCTTATACGACAAGCAATTCTTTGACCCTAAATCATCAGGTTCCCATTCTCGATGCATCGACGATACGATGGGTCCAACCCAACACTCTGGTTCGCTTCAGGGGAATGTTGCAAGATATGCTCGGCAATGAATTGTATGTCGGTGCTTACAAGGTTCTAGCTTCGCATCgcttttccttcttgcatctgttTTTTTAATGCTCTTAGCTGTTGTGTTGATCTAAGTCAATTCTTGATTTCTGATAAAAGGATGTATCCACTTGGCGGACAAATAAGTTCACTGACGTGGCTCCTTCTCCTATGCCACCTGCATTTGAAACACAGCTCTGGGAAAGACATCTTTTTTACTgtgttccggtgagtttccgtgaTCATTTGTATTAATTTCATGAGAATGGTTTCTATCGACCCGCCATCATGTATGTGTAGTGAGAAATAATACTTGCCGAATAATCTGGTATTGTTCTTTTTTGGGTATTGTGCTTCTATCTTTAGAGTGGAACTGATCATCTGTGTGATACAGAACTCGTCCTAGTGCTTGTAGCGTGTTTTTGAGAAGAAAGGTGGGAAGATAATTAACTTGATGGGAAACATGTGATGGGAAAAGAGGAAATTGAAAGGGAAAATGCTGTGAAATTCCATGCAATACAATGCATCTCGTACTGATCTTGCAAATTTCCCATCAGTTACAAGTTTTTGCATCTGGTTTCCAGGTTCCAGGACAGAATTCATGGACAATGGAGCCTTCCCCCTCTCCAGGTGAAAGAAACATGTCAAGCTCTGCATCCCAACATGGAGTAAAACGTGGAAGGAACACAGAAGATGATATGGACTTAAATGTGATTCTTTATGTCTTTGTGCCATATCCCCCTTAATATATTAATTAGTAGCCGCCCTATATTGATCTCATGAAGCATTATTCTTTACAGGTATCATATAATGGGGATGAGGGTTCTTCAAACATGAAGAAGCAGGTTAACTTTAAGATTATTTCAGAAATATGGTCAGGAAATTTTGAacaaatgaaatgacatttatttTCCTTGGCCAATGATAGCTTAATAAGTACATTTGTTGATGCTTAGTGGTTTGACTTGACATGCACATTTTTGTTGAGAACTGCGTCAAGGAGGGTTTTGTGTTGAAACATAAACCACTACTATGATATGTTGACTTTTTTTTAATTGACATATTTTATGTTCGGTTGTCCATAGTACCACTTAAGGATTAAAAACTAGGTCAAATACTAGTTTCAACAATTGGTTTGATTAGTGTGATGCTGGTATATTAGGTGTTGTATTAACCCGTACCACTTAGTATGACCCTaagatagcaaaaaaaaaaatgacattGATCTATATGGTTCGTGGCTGGTCCTTATTCAAACTGGTGAATATTAATAGGTACATATTGGTTTGACCTGCATTTGATTACTTCACTCCACTCCATTTGACTATAAATAACTGCCTCTTGAACTGATTCAAAAAGGCTATTGCATCAGAAGATATACTCATGTCTTTCCATGGAAAATTTAATGTCATTATAATAAACCAAATGGGCATGCTCCAACAATCAGGTCTTCTAACCTAGCTTTGTATCATGCTTGGAAAATGTATGAGGCAGTCATTATAGTGGATTCTCCAAGATTCAGTATATCTAGGTTGAAGGATCAGGGTGCATCGTCAGCATTTATTTTGGCTAAATAGGAACTATACACCTTGAGTATCTGTTATGCTATCCTACAATCTTAGGCAACCTTGGCTTTCAAGCATATGAGATCCTTTCTTGTAATTACGTTGTCACATTTTGGTTGCTTATTTTGAAATTCTTGCATAACTAGGAATGTGGGTTGTTGATGTGAATGGTTATGCAGTTGAATTTGAATATTACGACATTTATAGAAGTTCATtaacatttttaatttttgatatgaaAATCATAGTTTCCTTTTCTATTATTAACTGATGGATCTGTTTTTTTTCTGAGTTTGGCATGAACTACATCAAATCATTGCTACTTCTTTAAAATGGATAACTTTCTTCTCTTCTGCAGAAGGAAGATGAGTCTACATGTCAGTCCTCTGGTTCATCAGAGGACTTGGTGAAACATGGTGGTGACTTATTGCTCAAAAATGGTGATTCAAGTTG contains the following coding sequences:
- the LOC103989896 gene encoding EPIDERMAL PATTERNING FACTOR-like protein 6, producing MRSWTRKVALLSCVSLCFVFFVAFAILLETSSWKACSVAEIRSATMKSFVQGPRRAREPSVAEGGRRNLMGRGSRPPRCTSKCGNCTPCLPVQVAVPPGAPTTFEYYPVAWRCKCGAHLFMP